The Actinosynnema mirum DSM 43827 genomic interval AGATCGGTCAGGGCCAGAAGGGCCCGCAGGCTCAGGCCGTCCGCCCGGTCTGAACCGCGGTTCGCGGTAACTGATCTTCCGTGCGCGGGCCGCACCCCGGGTGGGGTGCGGCCCGTTCGCACGTCGTGGTCCCGAAGGTCCTGGTCCCGAAGGTCCTGGTCCCAGAGGTCGTGCCCGGAGCGGGCCCGCTAGGACGGCTCGTCGCCGTAGAGCCGCTTCCCGACCAGGCTCGGCCCGTCGAACTCGAAGAACGCCGTGGTCCTCGCCCGGCAGGCCCGCCCCGTCCCCGGCTCGGTGCCCGCCACCTCCAGCTCCACGATCGCCGCGTCGTCCGCGTGGTGCACCCGCACGACCTCGCTGCGCAGGTCCGGCCACGCCCGCAGCGACCTGCTGTAGTAGGCCGACACCTCGGCCCTTCCCTCGTACACCTCGCCGGTCGCCGCGATCTCGTAGCGCGTCCGGTCGAACGCCGCGATCGTGGTGACGAAGTCGCGCTCGTTCTCCGCTTCCAGGTGTTCCAGCACGATGGCCTCGCGCAGCGCCCTGAGCGCCATGGACCCGGTCATCCGCCAGTCCTCCTCACGCGTCGCGTCGGGGGTCGAGACAACACTGGCGGTGACCGCCAGTCAAGACACCTCACCCGGACAGTCGGAGCGGTGCAGCCCGAACGTCACCCGAGGGTGATCACTCGCAGGTGGCCTTCAGGTCGCACCAGTCACCGTGGTCGCTGTCGACGCCGTTGCCCGCGTCGGTCACCACCAGCCGCACGGTCCGCGCCCCGGTCACGTCCGCGACCAGCTCGACCGCGTCGTCCCGCGTGGTCAGCGCCCCGCTGTCGGCGACCTTCCGCTCATCCGCCCACACCTGGAACACCACCGACCCGGCCGCGGGCTTCTCGTCGTCCACGCCCACGAACGCCGACACGGACGTGCAGCGGCCACCGGTGAAGTACTCGACCGAGCTGGGCGCGTGCACCCCGAGGCCCTTCTCGAACACCCTCCCGTTGACCGTGAGCGGCCCGCCGTCCCCGGCCTCGGCCTCGCCGTTGCTGGTGTCGACCTCGACCGGCCCGAACCCGTTGCTCGCCCGCAGCCACGGCGCGTCGCTCAGGTACGAGGTGCCGGACGGCAGGCGGTGCGGCACCACCACCTCCAGGTCCGCGCTCACCCGCCGCCCCCACCCGTACAGGTAGGCGAACAGCGCCGTCAGCCGGTACCGGCCCGGTTCGAGCCCGGCGGGCGGCAGCACCTCCCAGGTGGTGTCCAGCCGGTCCCCGCCCGCGAGCACCGACCGGGCCCGCTGCCCCCTCGGCCGCACCCGCCACCCGGCGGGGGCCTCCAGGTCCACCCGCGCGCCGAGCACCGGCAGCCAGCCGTTGTCGCCCAGCGAGGTGGTCACCAGCGACGGGGCGTCCGGGTCGACCAGCGGCAGCGCGCCGGGCCGGGACAGCACCGGCTCCACCCCCGCGTCCACGGCGGGCGGCAGCAGCAGCCACGCCGGTTCGGGCGTCACCCGGTAGACGACCGCGCCGTGCGGCGGCACCCACGCCGTGACGTCGCCCGCCGAGTGCGCGTCGGTCCGCGCCCACACGTCCCGCAGCCGGTACCCGGTCGACCGGGGGAGCCCGGCCTCGGCGGCGCTGGTCGAGATCCGCGCGGGCACGTCGTTCTCGTTGAACAGCGCCACCGCGCGCCCGCCGTCCTGCAGCCGCTTCACCAGCACGTGCAGCCCGTCCTCGGAGCGCACCACCCGCGCCTGCTCGCCGAGCGGGTCCTGGTCGAGCGCGATCACCTCGCGGTTGGTCAGGATCTCCACCGCCTCGGGCGCCACCGACCGCAGGTCCACGCCGATCAGCAGGGGAGCGGCCATCATCGCCCACAGGCTGAAGTGCGTGCGGCACTCCTCCCAGGTCAGGCCGCCGTTGCCGACCTCCAGCATGTCCGGGTCGTTCCACCGGTTCGGCCCGGCGTGCTCGGCCAGCGCCATGTTCGCCTTGGCGATCTCCAGCACCGAGTCCCAGCTGTCCCGGATGTCCGGGGTGGTGCGCCACAGCTGCCCGACCTCGAACGCCCACTCCCACGGCCGGTTCTCGCCCCACTCGCACACGCTCAGCACGATCGGGCGGCCGGTGGCGGCGATCGCGTCGCGCATGGCCCGGTAGCGCAGCCTCGCGTCGACGCCCTGGTTGTGGCAGTTGTCGTACTTCAGGTAGTCCACGCCCCAGGAGGCGAACAGCGCGGCGTCCTGCCGCTCGTGCCCGAGCGCGCCGGGGAACCCGCGCTCGCTGCACGTCCTGGTGCCCGCGCTGGTGTAGATGCCGAACTTCAGGCCCTTGGAGTGCACGTAGTCCACGAGCGGCTTCATGCCCTCGGGGAACCGGACCGGGTCGGGCACCAGGTCGCCGTCCGCGTCGCGCTGCGGCAGCGCCCAGCAGTCGTCGATGTTGACGTACTCGTAGCCCGCGTCCTTGAGGCCGAGGCTGAGGAAGAGGTCGGCGATGCCCCGGATCATCGAGTCGGTGAACTCGGGCCCGCACTGGGTGGAGTTCCAGTTGTTGAAGCCCATCGGGGGAGTCGGCGCCAGCGCGGGCGGCCTGATCTCCTGCGGCGCACCGGTTTCCGCCGCGCCGCTGCCCGCCGCGCCGCTGCCCGCCGCGCTGTCGTCCGCTGAGCTGCCGCCTGCCGTCCCGCCGCTCACCGCGCCGTCGCCCGTCGTGCCGTCCTGGTCGACCGGGGCGTCCCCGGCCGCGTTCGTCGACTCGTCC includes:
- a CDS encoding nuclear transport factor 2 family protein, with translation MTGSMALRALREAIVLEHLEAENERDFVTTIAAFDRTRYEIAATGEVYEGRAEVSAYYSRSLRAWPDLRSEVVRVHHADDAAIVELEVAGTEPGTGRACRARTTAFFEFDGPSLVGKRLYGDEPS
- a CDS encoding NPCBM/NEW2 domain-containing protein, translated to MDESTNAAGDAPVDQDGTTGDGAVSGGTAGGSSADDSAAGSGAAGSGAAETGAPQEIRPPALAPTPPMGFNNWNSTQCGPEFTDSMIRGIADLFLSLGLKDAGYEYVNIDDCWALPQRDADGDLVPDPVRFPEGMKPLVDYVHSKGLKFGIYTSAGTRTCSERGFPGALGHERQDAALFASWGVDYLKYDNCHNQGVDARLRYRAMRDAIAATGRPIVLSVCEWGENRPWEWAFEVGQLWRTTPDIRDSWDSVLEIAKANMALAEHAGPNRWNDPDMLEVGNGGLTWEECRTHFSLWAMMAAPLLIGVDLRSVAPEAVEILTNREVIALDQDPLGEQARVVRSEDGLHVLVKRLQDGGRAVALFNENDVPARISTSAAEAGLPRSTGYRLRDVWARTDAHSAGDVTAWVPPHGAVVYRVTPEPAWLLLPPAVDAGVEPVLSRPGALPLVDPDAPSLVTTSLGDNGWLPVLGARVDLEAPAGWRVRPRGQRARSVLAGGDRLDTTWEVLPPAGLEPGRYRLTALFAYLYGWGRRVSADLEVVVPHRLPSGTSYLSDAPWLRASNGFGPVEVDTSNGEAEAGDGGPLTVNGRVFEKGLGVHAPSSVEYFTGGRCTSVSAFVGVDDEKPAAGSVVFQVWADERKVADSGALTTRDDAVELVADVTGARTVRLVVTDAGNGVDSDHGDWCDLKATCE